A genomic segment from Bradyrhizobium sp. ISRA430 encodes:
- a CDS encoding cell envelope integrity EipB family protein, translating to MVHLFRTSLGVMALVAAAFGQSSGAHAAGGSFLAHQALYDLSLVKSRSNSVNSARGRILYNFTGNSCEGYTSEFRQVSELDSGEGKVTLSDLRSNSWEDSAGKSYHFKIETRMNETEASRVDGSAERDGDHINVKLKLPAPKSFTLDGKIVFPTEQIQRIIAAAKDGKSLLELSVYDGSDDGQKVYNTLTVIGQPIPADRVTSSDPSTTDEHMKSLKRWPVTVSYFDRDVQQKEGEQTPVYAMSFELYENGVSRQLVLDYNDFVISGALGKFDVKDSKPCN from the coding sequence ATGGTGCACCTTTTCCGGACTTCGCTCGGTGTGATGGCGCTCGTGGCGGCCGCTTTCGGTCAGAGCAGCGGGGCACACGCCGCCGGCGGTTCATTCCTCGCGCACCAGGCGCTCTATGATCTGAGCCTCGTCAAATCGCGCTCGAACTCGGTCAACAGCGCGCGCGGCCGCATCCTCTACAATTTCACCGGCAATTCCTGCGAGGGCTACACCTCCGAGTTCCGTCAGGTCTCCGAGCTCGATAGCGGCGAGGGCAAGGTAACCCTCAGCGATCTCCGCTCCAATTCCTGGGAGGATTCGGCCGGCAAGAGCTACCACTTCAAGATCGAGACGCGGATGAACGAGACCGAGGCCAGCAGGGTCGACGGTTCTGCGGAGCGCGATGGCGACCATATCAACGTCAAGCTGAAGCTGCCGGCGCCGAAGAGTTTTACCCTCGACGGCAAGATCGTGTTCCCGACCGAGCAGATCCAGCGCATCATCGCCGCTGCCAAGGACGGCAAGTCGCTGCTCGAGCTGTCCGTCTATGACGGCTCCGACGACGGCCAGAAGGTCTACAACACGCTGACCGTCATCGGTCAGCCGATCCCCGCCGACCGCGTCACATCGTCCGACCCGTCGACCACGGACGAGCACATGAAATCGCTCAAGCGCTGGCCGGTCACCGTGAGCTATTTCGACCGCGACGTTCAGCAGAAGGAAGGCGAGCAGACGCCGGTCTATGCGATGTCGTTCGAACTCTACGAGAACGGCGTCTCCCGCCAGCTCGTGCTCGACTACAACGATTTTGTGATTTCCGGCGCGCTCGGCAAGTTCGATGTGAAGGACAGCAAGCCGTGTAATTGA
- a CDS encoding RidA family protein, with the protein MPKLDHLRPSGLHHNPAYSHVVTASGARTIYISGQVSVDEEGRVVGEGDLAAQTTQVMQNLGLALKAAGASYANIVKITTFVVNYKPELRPIIGKARSVFFEGMEPPASTLVGVSALAAPEWMIEIEAVAVAD; encoded by the coding sequence ATGCCCAAGCTCGACCATCTCCGTCCCAGCGGCCTGCATCACAATCCGGCTTATTCCCACGTCGTCACGGCCTCCGGCGCGCGCACCATCTACATTTCCGGACAGGTCTCGGTTGACGAGGAGGGGCGCGTGGTCGGTGAGGGCGATCTCGCCGCGCAGACCACGCAGGTGATGCAGAATCTCGGCCTGGCGCTGAAGGCGGCCGGCGCGAGCTACGCCAACATCGTCAAGATCACGACCTTCGTCGTGAACTACAAGCCGGAGCTGCGTCCCATCATCGGCAAGGCCCGCTCGGTGTTCTTCGAAGGCATGGAGCCGCCCGCCAGCACTCTCGTCGGCGTCTCCGCACTCGCCGCGCCGGAATGGATGATCGAGATCGAGGCGGTGGCGGTTGCGGATTGA
- a CDS encoding ACT domain-containing protein, with product MTGERDLNALLRDMKPEMQPGTFVFCTIPPNESIPAALNPLLTFREREGTTLVIRREEAEAAGLRYAFASRLITLTAHSALDAVGFLAAMTACLAEAGISVNAVSAFYHDHLFVPTDRADEALAVLQAMSKHV from the coding sequence ATGACAGGCGAACGCGATCTCAACGCGCTGCTGAGGGACATGAAGCCGGAGATGCAGCCGGGCACGTTCGTGTTTTGCACGATTCCGCCAAACGAGAGCATTCCGGCGGCGCTCAATCCACTGCTGACGTTCCGCGAGCGCGAAGGAACCACGCTCGTGATCCGGCGTGAAGAGGCCGAAGCCGCAGGACTACGCTACGCGTTCGCCTCGCGCCTGATCACCTTGACTGCTCATTCCGCACTGGACGCGGTGGGGTTCCTGGCGGCGATGACTGCTTGTCTGGCCGAAGCCGGCATCAGCGTGAATGCGGTTTCGGCCTTCTATCACGACCATCTGTTCGTGCCTACCGACAGGGCCGATGAAGCTTTGGCAGTCCTGCAAGCGATGTCGAAGCACGTGTAG
- a CDS encoding DNA polymerase IV translates to MSSLEAAGPRCFCRDCLADLDMGARRCGTCGSPRLVRHRALSTLTIAHIDCDAFYATVEKRDNPEIADKPVIIGGGKRGVVSAACYIARTFGVRSAMPMFKALEACPHATVIRPDMAKYVRVGREVRQAMQALTPLVEPLSIDEAFLDLSGTERVHGMVPAKVLARFARDVERDIGITVSVGLSCNKFLAKIASDLDKPRGFAALDRDEARIMLAEKPVGFIFGVGPATQERLTQRGFRNIADLQKADEIELMRQFPSEGRRLWRLARGIDDRRVEPDRGAKTISSETTFETDIRDFATLERILWRLCEKTSSRLKGSELAGTTVTLKLKTADFRQRTRSQSIAGPTQLAAKIFAICREMLAKEIDGTAFRLMGAGVSALRTGSAADDTDMLDRRAAHAERAIDGLRKKFGNAAVIRGIAYDGPEKAQE, encoded by the coding sequence GTGAGCAGCCTAGAGGCGGCCGGGCCCCGCTGCTTCTGCCGGGATTGTCTGGCCGATCTGGACATGGGCGCGCGGCGCTGTGGGACTTGCGGTTCCCCTCGCCTGGTCCGCCACCGCGCGCTTTCGACGCTGACGATCGCCCATATCGACTGCGACGCCTTCTACGCGACGGTGGAGAAGCGCGACAATCCTGAGATCGCCGACAAGCCCGTCATCATTGGCGGGGGAAAGCGCGGCGTGGTGTCAGCCGCCTGCTACATCGCGCGCACCTTTGGCGTCCGCTCGGCCATGCCGATGTTCAAGGCGCTGGAGGCCTGCCCGCATGCGACCGTGATCCGCCCCGACATGGCCAAATATGTCCGCGTCGGCCGCGAGGTACGCCAGGCCATGCAGGCGCTGACGCCGCTGGTCGAGCCGCTCTCGATCGACGAAGCCTTCCTCGACCTCTCCGGCACCGAGCGGGTTCACGGCATGGTTCCGGCCAAGGTTCTGGCGCGCTTCGCCCGGGACGTCGAGCGCGATATCGGCATCACGGTTTCGGTCGGCCTGTCCTGCAACAAGTTCCTGGCGAAGATCGCCTCCGACCTCGACAAGCCGCGCGGCTTTGCCGCGCTCGACCGGGACGAAGCGCGGATCATGCTGGCGGAGAAGCCGGTGGGCTTCATCTTCGGCGTTGGACCGGCCACCCAGGAGCGGCTGACGCAGCGCGGCTTCCGCAACATCGCCGATCTGCAGAAGGCGGACGAGATCGAGCTGATGCGGCAGTTTCCGAGCGAGGGCCGCAGGCTGTGGCGGCTTGCGCGCGGCATCGACGACCGCCGCGTCGAGCCGGACCGCGGCGCCAAGACGATCTCCAGCGAGACCACGTTCGAGACCGACATCCGCGATTTCGCCACGCTTGAGCGGATCCTGTGGCGGCTCTGCGAGAAGACGTCGTCGCGCCTGAAGGGCAGCGAGCTTGCCGGCACCACCGTCACGCTGAAGCTGAAGACCGCCGATTTCCGCCAGCGCACGCGCTCGCAGTCGATCGCGGGGCCGACGCAGCTCGCCGCAAAGATCTTCGCAATCTGCCGCGAGATGCTGGCCAAGGAGATCGACGGCACCGCGTTCCGCCTGATGGGGGCCGGCGTCAGCGCACTGCGCACCGGCTCGGCCGCCGACGATACCGATATGCTCGACCGCCGCGCCGCGCACGCCGAGCGCGCGATCGACGGCTTGCGCAAGAAATTCGGCAACGCCGCGGTGATCCGCGGCATCGCGTATGACGGGCCCGAGAAGGCGCAGGAGTGA
- a CDS encoding DUF3572 domain-containing protein codes for MKKPVQNPREVAEIVAIQALSFVAGEPERLGLFLAETGVGPETLRSAASDPNFLLSVLDFVLRDDATVKAFAAASELHPTNIAAARQVLGDALGDRSWERDVP; via the coding sequence TTGAAAAAGCCAGTTCAAAACCCACGCGAAGTGGCTGAAATCGTTGCAATTCAAGCGCTCTCTTTCGTGGCGGGCGAGCCTGAGCGGCTGGGCCTGTTCCTGGCCGAGACAGGCGTCGGCCCGGAGACGCTCCGCAGCGCCGCCTCGGACCCGAATTTCCTCCTCAGCGTGCTCGATTTCGTGCTGCGCGATGATGCGACTGTGAAGGCCTTCGCGGCCGCCTCGGAACTGCATCCGACCAATATTGCCGCAGCGCGGCAGGTGCTGGGCGATGCGCTCGGCGACCGGTCCTGGGAGCGCGACGTGCCGTGA
- a CDS encoding response regulator, which yields MAKTVLIVEDNELNMKLFRDLLEAHGYQTSGTSNGYEALDLVRKMRPDLVLMDIQLPQVSGLEVTRWIKDDPELRTIPVVAVTAFAMKGDEERIREGGCEAYLSKPIAVGKFIETVRRFIG from the coding sequence ATGGCTAAGACCGTCCTGATCGTGGAAGACAACGAGCTCAACATGAAGCTCTTCCGCGACCTGTTGGAGGCGCACGGCTACCAGACGTCGGGCACCAGCAACGGGTACGAGGCGCTCGATCTCGTTCGCAAGATGCGGCCCGACCTCGTGCTCATGGACATCCAGTTGCCGCAGGTGTCGGGCCTGGAGGTGACGCGCTGGATCAAGGACGATCCGGAGCTGCGCACCATTCCCGTCGTCGCGGTCACGGCCTTCGCGATGAAGGGCGATGAAGAACGCATCCGCGAGGGCGGCTGCGAAGCCTATTTGTCCAAGCCGATCGCTGTCGGCAAATTCATCGAGACGGTCCGGCGTTTCATCGGGTAG
- a CDS encoding PleD family two-component system response regulator, translating to MSARILVVDDVPANVKLLEARLSAEYFDVMTAANGAEALAICRRAECDIILLDVMMPDMDGFEVCRRIKTDPATHHIPVVMVTALDSPADRIRGLEAGADDFLTKPVSDVVLIARVRSLTRLKMMTDELRMRAITSLEIGVQAPERSAVADTGKGGRILLVDDRQSSYERLATLLAAEHTVDVEPSPTEALFHAAEGNYDLLIVSLDLNNFDGLRLCSQARSLERTRHVPILAIADADNSTRLLRGLEIGVNDYLLRPVDKNELLARVRTQIRRRRYTDHLRDNVQNSIEMAITDALTGLHNRRYMESHLATLAEQASTRGKPLALMILDIDYFKSINDNYGHDAGDDVLREFAVRVRKSIRGIDLACRYGGEEFVIVMPETDLHVAGMVAERLRRSIAGEPFAIHKGTKRIEVTISIGLTTLEKKGEVVADVLKRADTALYRAKHDGRNRVVSQAA from the coding sequence GTGTCCGCGCGTATCCTGGTCGTCGATGACGTCCCTGCCAACGTCAAATTGTTGGAGGCCCGCCTCTCTGCCGAATATTTCGACGTGATGACCGCCGCGAACGGCGCCGAGGCGCTGGCGATCTGTCGCCGCGCCGAGTGCGACATCATCCTGCTCGACGTGATGATGCCCGACATGGACGGTTTCGAGGTCTGCCGCCGGATCAAGACCGATCCGGCCACCCATCACATCCCGGTCGTCATGGTGACGGCGCTCGACAGCCCCGCCGACCGCATCCGCGGGCTGGAAGCCGGCGCCGACGATTTCCTCACAAAACCCGTCTCCGACGTCGTGCTGATCGCGCGCGTGCGCTCGCTGACGCGGCTGAAGATGATGACGGACGAGCTGCGCATGCGTGCCATCACCTCGCTCGAGATCGGCGTGCAGGCGCCTGAGCGTAGCGCGGTGGCCGACACCGGCAAGGGCGGCCGCATCCTGCTGGTCGACGACCGGCAGTCCTCCTATGAGCGGCTGGCGACGCTGCTCGCCGCCGAGCACACCGTCGATGTCGAACCCAGCCCGACGGAAGCGCTGTTCCATGCGGCCGAAGGCAATTACGACTTGCTGATCGTCTCGCTCGATCTCAATAATTTCGATGGCCTGCGGCTATGCAGCCAGGCGCGCTCGCTGGAGCGCACGCGGCACGTGCCGATCCTCGCGATTGCGGATGCCGATAACTCGACGCGGCTGCTCCGTGGCCTCGAGATCGGCGTCAACGACTATTTGTTGCGCCCCGTAGACAAGAACGAGCTCTTGGCACGGGTGCGCACCCAGATCCGCCGCCGCCGCTACACCGATCACTTGCGCGACAACGTGCAGAACTCGATCGAGATGGCGATCACCGATGCGCTCACGGGCCTGCATAATCGCCGCTACATGGAGAGCCATCTGGCGACGCTCGCCGAGCAGGCCTCGACCCGCGGCAAGCCGCTCGCGCTGATGATCCTGGACATCGACTATTTCAAGTCGATCAACGACAATTACGGCCACGATGCCGGCGACGACGTGCTGCGCGAGTTCGCCGTGCGCGTGCGCAAATCGATCCGCGGCATCGATCTCGCCTGCCGCTACGGTGGCGAGGAGTTCGTCATCGTTATGCCCGAGACCGATCTCCACGTCGCCGGCATGGTCGCCGAGCGCCTGCGCCGCTCGATCGCGGGCGAGCCGTTCGCGATCCACAAGGGCACCAAGCGCATCGAGGTCACGATCTCGATCGGGCTGACCACGCTGGAGAAGAAAGGCGAGGTGGTCGCCGATGTCCTCAAGCGCGCCGACACCGCGCTCTACCGCGCCAAGCACGACGGCCGCAACCGCGTGGTGTCGCAGGCGGCGTGA
- a CDS encoding TetR/AcrR family transcriptional regulator, with protein sequence MAPPPKQQTMKERILETADKLFYLQGIRAIGVDTIAAEVGISKRTLYNHFPSKDALIAAYLERRFVQPRPSDKPPAEQILATFDALERRFAAKDFRGCPFVNAVAELGAQDRAVKKIAVAFKESRRVWFRNRLNELGVADAEALATQLVLLVDGSIAQDLVRDDPAMARAAKEAAKVLLRNAGVDVGDDAAKRAVQGRKPARS encoded by the coding sequence ATGGCTCCCCCGCCCAAGCAACAGACGATGAAGGAGCGGATTCTCGAGACCGCCGACAAGCTGTTCTATCTGCAAGGCATTCGCGCCATCGGCGTCGACACCATCGCGGCCGAGGTCGGCATCTCCAAGCGCACGCTCTACAACCACTTCCCGTCCAAGGACGCGCTGATCGCGGCCTATCTGGAGCGCCGCTTCGTGCAGCCGCGTCCGTCCGACAAGCCACCGGCCGAGCAGATCCTCGCCACCTTCGATGCGCTGGAGCGGCGCTTTGCGGCCAAGGATTTTCGCGGCTGTCCGTTCGTGAATGCGGTGGCAGAACTCGGCGCCCAAGACCGCGCGGTGAAGAAGATCGCAGTCGCCTTCAAGGAAAGCCGCCGCGTCTGGTTTCGCAACCGGCTGAACGAGCTCGGCGTCGCGGATGCGGAGGCACTGGCGACCCAGCTCGTACTGCTGGTCGACGGCTCGATCGCGCAGGATCTCGTGCGCGATGATCCTGCGATGGCGCGCGCCGCGAAGGAGGCTGCGAAGGTGCTGCTGCGCAATGCAGGGGTGGATGTGGGGGATGATGCAGCGAAGCGTGCCGTGCAGGGACGCAAGCCGGCGCGATCGTAG
- a CDS encoding MFS transporter produces MPLLQVLRPTLPILIGASIMLTLSMGLRQSLGIFLQPLTHDIQISVSDFTLALAVQNLAWGFLQPLAGALTVRYGFRPIMIAGALMYIAGLALMAGAGGLVSVMIGGGVLIGTSLACTAAAIAMSVAARAVPETVRSTVLGIVSGAGSLGALLSAPIGQVLNEGFGWRIGLAGFVVMSVLMIPAAWYAGRIDRIPLPKPAADDIGDASAATAARAAFGNASFVVMTCAYLVCGMQLVFLTTHLPSYLAICGLDPMLSAQTLGMIGGFNVLGSLFFGWAGQRWNKLALLGAIYILRSLALASYFMLPATSASTLLFGAIMGFLWMGVGPLVAGAVAEMFGLRWQAMIQGLAFMSHQIGSFLGAYGGGVLYDALGSYTMAWRIGVALGLAGGIVQVAFALTRPSQPPVLKVA; encoded by the coding sequence ATGCCCCTGTTGCAGGTCCTGCGTCCGACGTTGCCCATCCTGATCGGCGCCTCGATCATGCTCACGCTGAGCATGGGGCTGCGGCAGAGCCTCGGCATCTTCCTGCAACCGCTGACGCATGACATCCAGATCTCGGTGTCGGATTTCACGCTTGCGCTGGCCGTGCAAAATCTCGCCTGGGGCTTTCTCCAGCCGCTCGCCGGCGCGCTCACAGTGCGCTACGGCTTCCGTCCGATCATGATCGCGGGCGCGCTGATGTACATTGCGGGCCTCGCCTTGATGGCGGGCGCGGGCGGCCTCGTCAGCGTGATGATCGGCGGCGGCGTGCTGATTGGAACGTCGCTGGCCTGCACCGCGGCCGCAATCGCGATGTCGGTCGCGGCGCGTGCGGTGCCCGAAACGGTACGTTCGACCGTGCTCGGCATCGTCTCCGGCGCGGGCTCGCTCGGTGCGCTGTTGTCGGCGCCGATCGGGCAGGTGCTCAACGAGGGCTTTGGCTGGCGCATCGGGCTCGCCGGATTCGTCGTCATGTCGGTGCTGATGATTCCCGCCGCCTGGTATGCCGGCCGCATCGACAGGATTCCGCTGCCGAAGCCCGCCGCCGACGACATCGGCGATGCTTCCGCCGCGACGGCAGCGAGGGCAGCGTTCGGCAATGCCTCGTTCGTGGTGATGACTTGCGCCTATCTCGTCTGCGGCATGCAACTCGTGTTTCTCACCACGCACTTGCCGTCCTACCTCGCGATCTGCGGTCTCGATCCGATGCTGAGCGCGCAGACGCTCGGCATGATCGGTGGCTTCAACGTGCTGGGGTCGCTGTTCTTCGGTTGGGCCGGCCAGCGCTGGAACAAGTTGGCGCTGCTGGGGGCGATCTACATCCTGCGCTCGCTCGCGCTCGCCTCGTATTTCATGCTGCCCGCGACGTCAGCCTCGACGCTGCTGTTCGGTGCGATCATGGGCTTCCTGTGGATGGGCGTCGGCCCGCTGGTCGCAGGCGCTGTCGCCGAGATGTTCGGCCTGCGCTGGCAGGCGATGATCCAGGGCCTTGCCTTCATGAGCCACCAGATCGGCAGCTTCCTCGGTGCCTACGGGGGCGGGGTGCTGTACGACGCACTCGGCTCCTACACCATGGCCTGGCGCATCGGCGTGGCGCTGGGCCTGGCCGGCGGTATCGTGCAGGTCGCGTTCGCACTGACCCGGCCGTCGCAGCCGCCGGTGTTGAAGGTGGCGTAG
- the rpmG gene encoding 50S ribosomal protein L33, with product MAKAVTIKVKLVSSADTGFYYVAKKNSRTMTDKLVKKKYDPVARKHVEFKEAKIK from the coding sequence ATGGCCAAAGCGGTCACCATCAAGGTCAAGCTCGTGTCCTCGGCTGACACCGGCTTCTATTACGTCGCCAAGAAGAATTCGCGCACCATGACCGACAAGCTGGTCAAGAAGAAGTACGATCCGGTGGCGCGCAAGCACGTCGAATTCAAGGAAGCCAAGATCAAGTAA
- a CDS encoding LLM class flavin-dependent oxidoreductase, translated as MAQRQLKLGAFMRPISIHTGAWRYPGAWPDANFNFGHIKTLIRKLEAGKFDAFFMADHLAVLNMPINALKRSHTVTSFEPFTLLSALSAVTERIGLIATGSTTFDEPYHVARRFASLDHISGGRAGWNIVTTSNPDAALNFGLDDHMEHAERYKRAREFYDVVTGLWDSFADDAFVRDVEEGLFFEPSKMHVLDHNGKYLKVRGPLNIARPVQGWPVIVQAGASEDGKQLAAETAEAVFTGGGSLADGQKLYADIKGRMEKIGRDPEHLKILPGAFVVVGDSVDEAKEKRALLDSRVHYDSAIASLSVILGTDASGFDPDGPLPEIPETNASKSGRQRLVDLAARDKLTVRQLAQRVGGYGGLSFVGTAKTIADQMEEWLVGRGSDGFNIMFPFLPAGLDDFVDKVVPELQRRGIFRKEYEGATLRENLGLPRPKSRFFEA; from the coding sequence ATGGCACAACGGCAACTCAAGCTTGGCGCGTTCATGCGCCCGATCAGCATCCACACCGGCGCCTGGCGTTATCCAGGGGCGTGGCCGGACGCCAATTTCAATTTCGGCCACATCAAGACGCTGATCAGGAAGCTCGAGGCCGGCAAGTTCGACGCCTTCTTCATGGCCGATCACCTCGCCGTGCTGAACATGCCGATCAATGCGCTGAAGCGCAGCCACACCGTGACGTCGTTCGAGCCGTTCACGCTGCTGTCGGCGCTGTCGGCCGTGACCGAGCGGATCGGCCTGATCGCGACGGGCTCGACGACGTTCGACGAGCCCTATCACGTTGCGCGCCGCTTCGCCTCGCTCGACCACATCAGCGGCGGCCGTGCGGGGTGGAACATCGTCACCACGTCGAACCCCGACGCGGCACTGAATTTCGGCCTCGATGATCACATGGAGCACGCCGAGCGCTACAAGCGCGCCCGCGAGTTCTACGATGTCGTCACCGGCCTGTGGGACTCCTTCGCCGACGATGCCTTCGTGCGCGATGTCGAAGAGGGCCTGTTCTTCGAGCCCTCGAAGATGCATGTGCTCGACCACAACGGCAAGTATCTGAAGGTGCGCGGCCCGCTCAACATCGCCCGCCCCGTGCAGGGCTGGCCGGTGATCGTACAGGCCGGCGCCTCGGAGGATGGCAAGCAGCTCGCAGCCGAAACGGCGGAAGCGGTGTTCACCGGCGGCGGCAGCCTCGCCGACGGGCAAAAGCTCTATGCCGACATCAAGGGCCGCATGGAGAAGATCGGCCGCGATCCCGAGCACCTGAAGATCCTGCCCGGCGCCTTCGTCGTGGTCGGCGACAGCGTCGACGAGGCCAAGGAGAAGCGTGCCCTCCTCGACAGCCGCGTGCACTACGACAGCGCCATCGCATCGCTCTCCGTCATCCTCGGCACCGACGCATCCGGCTTCGATCCCGACGGGCCGCTGCCGGAAATCCCAGAGACCAACGCCAGCAAGAGCGGCCGGCAGCGGCTGGTCGATCTCGCCGCCCGCGACAAGCTGACCGTGCGCCAGCTCGCCCAGCGCGTCGGCGGCTATGGCGGGCTCTCCTTCGTCGGCACCGCCAAAACCATCGCCGATCAGATGGAGGAATGGCTGGTGGGACGTGGCTCGGACGGATTCAACATCATGTTCCCATTCCTGCCTGCAGGCCTCGACGATTTCGTCGACAAGGTCGTCCCGGAGCTGCAACGGCGCGGGATTTTCCGGAAAGAGTACGAAGGGGCCACTTTGAGGGAGAATCTGGGCCTGCCGCGGCCGAAAAGCCGCTTCTTCGAGGCCTGA
- a CDS encoding NUDIX hydrolase: protein MTDTAQAEKAKVHDEKEPDHHPYFRPKDAATLILVDRSGTIPKVLVGKRHDNVVFMPGKFVFPGGRVDKADYRVPCAAPVTAELEANLAKGSPKTPASRAKSLAIAAIREACEETGLCLGRRAEGKAPKLEGPWKPFADAGLLPDPSGLFLIARAITPPGRVKRFDTRFFTADASAIAHRVEGVVHADAELVELVWVELGSQPLADLHPMTRNVLNELDTRLATGPLRHDAPVPFFHFYGGKMHKDILG, encoded by the coding sequence ATGACGGATACGGCGCAGGCGGAGAAAGCGAAGGTTCACGACGAGAAGGAGCCTGATCATCATCCTTATTTCCGTCCCAAGGATGCCGCGACGCTGATCCTGGTCGATCGCAGCGGCACCATCCCAAAGGTCCTGGTCGGCAAGCGCCACGACAACGTCGTGTTCATGCCCGGCAAGTTCGTCTTCCCCGGCGGGCGCGTCGACAAGGCCGATTATCGCGTGCCATGTGCGGCACCAGTCACCGCCGAGCTGGAAGCCAATCTCGCCAAAGGCAGCCCGAAGACGCCCGCCTCGCGCGCAAAATCGCTCGCAATTGCCGCGATCCGCGAGGCGTGCGAGGAGACCGGCCTCTGTCTCGGGCGCAGGGCCGAGGGCAAGGCGCCGAAGCTCGAGGGGCCGTGGAAGCCGTTCGCGGACGCAGGGCTCTTGCCTGACCCGTCCGGACTGTTCCTGATCGCGCGCGCCATCACCCCGCCCGGCCGCGTCAAGCGCTTCGATACCCGCTTCTTCACCGCGGATGCCTCGGCGATCGCCCACCGCGTCGAGGGCGTGGTGCATGCGGATGCGGAGCTCGTCGAGCTGGTATGGGTCGAGCTCGGCTCACAGCCGCTCGCCGACCTGCATCCGATGACGCGCAACGTACTCAACGAGCTCGACACCCGCCTCGCCACCGGCCCGCTTCGCCACGACGCGCCGGTGCCGTTCTTCCATTTCTATGGCGGCAAGATGCACAAGGACATCTTGGGCTGA
- a CDS encoding DUF983 domain-containing protein, protein MDAMSTAPKVWTRETGLVEKRDVWSAMKRGFRGRCPRCGEGKLFRAFLKTSDNCATCGLDFTPHRADDLPAYLVIVIVGHIVVPTILWIETNYTTPVWLSFAAYLPFTFFASLALLQPVKGAVVGLQWALRMHGFDDSPPDGIPPV, encoded by the coding sequence ATGGACGCGATGAGCACGGCCCCGAAAGTCTGGACGCGCGAGACCGGCCTCGTCGAGAAGCGCGACGTCTGGAGCGCGATGAAGCGCGGCTTTCGCGGGCGCTGCCCGCGCTGCGGCGAAGGCAAGCTGTTCCGCGCATTTCTCAAGACATCAGACAATTGCGCGACGTGCGGCCTCGACTTCACACCGCATCGTGCCGACGATCTGCCCGCCTATCTCGTGATCGTCATCGTTGGCCACATCGTGGTGCCGACCATTCTCTGGATCGAGACCAATTACACGACGCCGGTCTGGCTCAGCTTCGCGGCTTACCTGCCCTTCACGTTCTTCGCCTCGCTCGCGCTGTTGCAGCCGGTGAAGGGCGCCGTGGTCGGATTGCAATGGGCTCTGCGCATGCACGGCTTTGACGACAGCCCTCCGGATGGTATTCCGCCGGTGTAA